In Aegilops tauschii subsp. strangulata cultivar AL8/78 chromosome 3, Aet v6.0, whole genome shotgun sequence, one genomic interval encodes:
- the LOC109771262 gene encoding uncharacterized protein: MGDLACDSERVLMEAHGASSLCKDDMVLLEEALPPAGQTPGSCVELRHNQEGTHKQARDAGSLDNEVDISGSPSSGIKRGKGGDGNSRAISDHSEPNASSTYERLPSFPSTSRLLVSAMKGGRERSGGEASPTGACRVKWAPDVYDPPVTSVDHTVKGHQQRSRSRKKDKGKQKQKQKKRKSCGNGKKSGGLHDAAHNPPALDVPGPSSPDELGLGEVKEAEVLDYSAFDGQEPKCGGGFSHEIAAARTCFPAAEAS; this comes from the exons ATGGGTGATTTGGCTTGTGATTCTGAAAGAGTGCTGATGGAGGCTCACGGTGCCTCTTCTCTCTGCAAGGATGACATGGTTCTGCTGGAGGAGGCACTTCCTCCAGCAGGGCAGACTCCAGGTTCTTGTGTGGAACTCCGTCATAACCAGGAGGGAACTCATAAACAAGCAAGGGATGCTGGTTCTTTGGACAATGAAGTTGATATCTCAGGTTCTCCCAGCTCAGGAATAAAGAGAGGCAAAGGAGGTGATGGGAACTCCCGTGCAATCTCCGATCACAGTGAACCAAACGCCTCTTCAACTTATGAGCGCTTGCCGTCCTTTCCG TCGACGTCAAGGCTTCTCGTCTCTGCTATGAAAGGAGGCCGCGAGAGAAGCGGCGGTGAAGCATCGCCAACTGGAGCCTGCCGCGTGAAGTGGGCCCCAGATGTATACGACCCCCCGGTCACCTCTGTCGACCACACGGTGAAGGGCCACCAACAGCGCTCCAGGTCCAGGAAGAAGGACAAGGGCAAGCAGAAACAGAAGCAGAAGAAGAGGAAGTCGTGCGGGAACGGCAAGAAGAGCGGCGGCCTCCATGATGCCGCCCACAACCCGCCTGCTCTCGACGTGCCCGG GCCATCTTCCCCCGACGAACTAGGCTTAGGCGAAGTGAAGGAGGCTGAGGTGCTGGACTACAGCGCCTTCGACGGTCAAGAGCCCAAGTGCGGAGGCGGCTTCTCACACGAGATCGCCGCGGCGCGGACGTGTTTCCCCGCCGCCGAGGCGTCATGA
- the LOC109771261 gene encoding pectin acetylesterase 5 — translation MAAATEQLLLPQEQPRRRRPVWGLAVAALLLVLLLAAAGPLRPRLFRTPPPAERVALTLLSGAKEKGAVCVDGTPPGYHLQRGSGDGADRWLVHLEGGGWCSTVKECSDSRLSTKGSSNFMKPIRFMGNGILGGDQLQNPDFYNWNKVYVRYCDGASFSGDAEAQAQDGTTLYFRGLRIYEAVIDELMEKGLANATQALFTGCSAGALSMMLHCDDFRARFPQEVSVKCFADAGFFLDEKDISGKRSLWSLYDRVIHLQNVRKVLPKDCLANKEPTECFFPAELIKSIRTPMFILNPSYDSWQIRNVLVPDSSAPDKSWLSCKENIRNCNSTQVEVLDGLRNKMVNDLKVVEDKEDWGMFIDSCFTHCQSLSGVSWHSPTSPRLENKTIAEAVGDWHSGRSQGAKEIDCKYQCNPTCNSLPPPRDVTAFNRVEIY, via the exons ATGGCCGCCGCCACCGAGCAGCTCCTCCTCCCCCAGGagcagccccgccgccgccgaccggtATGGGGGCTCGCCGTCGCTGCCCTACTGCTGGTGCtgctgctcgccgccgccggccctcTCCGTCCTAGGCTGTTCCGCACGCCGCCGCCAGCAGAGCGCGTCGCGCTCACCCTCCTCTCCGGCGCGAAGGAGAAGGGCGCAG TGTGCGTGGACGGAACACCGCCCGGTTACCACCTGCAGAGGggctccggcgacggcgccgACCGTTGGCTCGTCCATCTAGAG GGAGGAGGCTGGTGCAGCACAGTCAAGGAATGTTCGGACAGCAGACTGTCCACCAAAGGTTCATCCAACTTCATGAAACCGATTCGGTTCATGGGTAATGGGATCCTCGGCGGCGATCAGCTACAGAATCCTG ATTTCTATAACTGGAACAAAGTCTACGTTCGGTACTGCGATGGGGCGTCGTTTTCTGGTGACGCTGAAGCTCAAGCACAG GATGGAACCACACTATACTTCAGAGGATTGCGTATCTATGAAGCAGTTATCGACGAACTCATGGAAAAAGGACTCGCCAATGCTACACAG GCCCTCTTTACAGGCTGTTCTGCTGGTGCTCTATCCATGATGCTGCATTGCGATGATTTTCGTGCAAGATTTCCGCAGGAGGTTTCAGTTAAATGCTTTGCGGATGCTGGGTTTTTCCTTGATGA AAAGGATATATCCGGAAAAAGGTCCCTTTGGTCTCTCTACGACAGAGTCATTCACCTCCAG AATGTTAGAAAAGTGTTGCCCAAGGATTGCCTTGCCAACAAGGAGCCAACCGAG TGTTTCTTCCCGGCAGAGCTTATTAAGAGCATCCGCACCCCCATGTTTATTCTCAACCCTAGTTATGATTCATGGCAG ATACGAAATGTTCTTGTACCTGATTCATCTGCTCCTGACAAGTCGTGGTTGAGTTGCAAGGAAAATATCCGAAACTGCAATTCTACACAAGTTGAAGTCCTCGATG GATTGAGGAATAAGATGGTCAATGACTTGAAGGTCGTCGAAGACAAGGAGGACTGGGGCATGTTCATCGATTCATGCTTCACGCACTGCCAATCGCTCTCCGGCGTCTCTTGGCATTCGCCAACCTCCCCGAGGCTTGAAAATAAG ACCATTGCAGAAGCTGTTGGAGACTGGCACTCTGGAAGGAGCCAAGGAGCGAAAGAGATTGACTGCAAGTATCAGTGCAACCCAACATGCAATAGTTTGCCGCCTCCACGGGATGTAACTGCATTCAACCGTGTCGAGATCTACTAA